In one Arthrobacter jinronghuae genomic region, the following are encoded:
- a CDS encoding TetR family transcriptional regulator, translating into MVKTSAGGTRLRMTGVQRRAQLIEVARGLFALRGLDGATIEEIAAAAGVSKPVVYEHFGSKEGLYTEVVDIEFRRLLEVMTESLSADAGPRVLLERAAYALLDYIENHTDGFRILTRDAPPSQPEGTFSTLLSRITRHVEHILSKEFGSRGLSAEVGGMYAQMLVGMVAMTGQWWLDTRTPDKATVAAHLVNLSWNGLAGLQKDPRLSHMPAGSAIPEAGYGGPAPAVLRLSAVLVHDDAGRILLVRKRGTSRFMQPGGKLEPGETFAEAAAREVGEELGLAVAAGDLEDLGRWYGPAANEENTFIDAGLFAWTLPADGPQPAAAAEIEELLWTAPADAAERTDLSPLLSTHILPRLLG; encoded by the coding sequence GTGGTAAAGACTTCCGCCGGCGGCACACGCCTGCGTATGACCGGCGTCCAGCGCCGCGCCCAGCTGATCGAGGTGGCACGCGGGCTGTTTGCCCTGCGCGGCCTCGACGGCGCGACCATCGAGGAGATTGCCGCTGCAGCGGGTGTTTCCAAACCGGTGGTCTACGAGCATTTCGGTTCCAAGGAAGGCCTCTACACGGAGGTGGTGGACATTGAGTTCCGCCGCCTGCTCGAAGTGATGACCGAATCGCTTAGCGCCGACGCCGGTCCCCGGGTGCTGCTCGAACGGGCCGCCTACGCCTTGCTGGACTACATCGAGAACCACACCGACGGTTTCCGGATCCTTACCCGGGACGCGCCGCCGTCGCAGCCCGAGGGGACGTTTTCCACCCTGCTGTCCCGGATCACCCGCCACGTGGAACACATCCTGTCCAAGGAATTCGGCAGCCGCGGCCTGAGCGCCGAGGTGGGCGGGATGTACGCGCAGATGCTGGTGGGCATGGTTGCCATGACCGGCCAGTGGTGGCTGGACACCCGTACGCCGGATAAGGCCACCGTGGCGGCGCATCTGGTGAACCTTTCCTGGAACGGCCTGGCCGGCCTGCAGAAGGATCCCCGGCTGTCCCACATGCCCGCCGGCTCTGCCATACCGGAGGCCGGCTACGGCGGTCCGGCCCCGGCGGTCCTTCGGCTTTCGGCTGTCCTGGTGCACGACGACGCCGGCCGGATCCTCCTGGTGCGCAAGCGCGGCACCTCGCGCTTTATGCAGCCCGGCGGAAAGCTCGAGCCCGGGGAGACCTTTGCGGAAGCAGCGGCCCGGGAGGTGGGCGAGGAACTCGGACTTGCCGTAGCAGCCGGCGATCTCGAGGATCTGGGCCGCTGGTACGGTCCGGCGGCGAATGAGGAAAACACCTTCATTGACGCCGGCCTGTTTGCCTGGACCCTTCCCGCGGACGGCCCGCAGCCCGCCGCCGCGGCGGAGATCGAGGAACTGCTCTGGACGGCACCCGCGGACGCCGCGGAACGCACCGATCTCTCGCCGCTGCTGAGCACGCACATCCTGCCGCGCCTGCTGGGCTAG
- the glmU gene encoding bifunctional UDP-N-acetylglucosamine diphosphorylase/glucosamine-1-phosphate N-acetyltransferase GlmU, which yields MKSRTPKILHQVGGISMLGHALAAASALHPRFLAVVVRHERDLVAAHAAEQAPGAVIVDQDEVPGTGRAVQVALSALDAAARLEGTVVVTYGDTPLLEAQTLRNLVAVHETDGNAVTVLTARLADPTGYGRVLRAEDGTVTGIVEHKDATDEQRAVNEINSGIYAFDAAVLRSALESVTTSNSQGEMYLTDVLGIARAAGGRISAVVTDDTWQVEGVNDRVQLAALNAEHNRRNLDRWMRAGVTVVDPATTWIDSTVTLAEDVTVLPGTQLHGSTRIARDAVVGPDTTLTNVTVGEGASVVRTHGSDAVLGAGTSVGPFAYLRPGTVLGAKGKIGTFVETKNADIGAGSKVPHLSYVGDATIGEQSNIGAASVFVNYDGVNKHHTTIGSHVRMGSDNMYVAPVTVGDGAYSGAGTVIRKDVPAGALAINVAPQRNLDGWVLDKRPGTAAAAAAAASATNTSSSETESPTRESDH from the coding sequence ATGAAGTCCCGGACCCCGAAAATCCTGCATCAAGTGGGCGGCATCTCGATGCTTGGCCATGCACTTGCCGCAGCCTCCGCGCTGCACCCCCGCTTCCTGGCCGTCGTGGTGCGCCATGAACGTGACCTTGTCGCCGCCCATGCCGCCGAACAGGCCCCCGGGGCCGTCATCGTTGACCAGGACGAGGTTCCCGGCACCGGCCGCGCAGTCCAGGTGGCACTCTCTGCCCTGGACGCCGCCGCCCGGCTCGAAGGCACCGTGGTAGTCACCTACGGGGACACCCCGCTGCTCGAAGCACAGACACTCCGCAACCTGGTGGCCGTACACGAAACGGACGGCAACGCCGTGACCGTCCTGACCGCGCGGCTTGCGGACCCGACGGGCTACGGACGGGTTCTGCGGGCAGAAGACGGCACCGTGACCGGAATCGTGGAGCACAAGGACGCCACCGATGAGCAGCGTGCCGTAAACGAGATCAACTCCGGCATCTATGCCTTCGACGCCGCGGTGCTGCGCAGCGCACTGGAATCGGTGACCACCTCCAACTCGCAGGGCGAGATGTACCTGACCGACGTCCTGGGCATCGCCCGCGCGGCGGGCGGACGGATCAGCGCCGTAGTCACCGACGACACCTGGCAGGTGGAAGGCGTAAATGACCGCGTCCAGCTCGCTGCCCTCAACGCAGAACACAACCGACGCAACCTGGACCGGTGGATGCGCGCCGGTGTCACCGTCGTGGATCCGGCCACCACGTGGATCGACTCGACAGTGACCCTCGCTGAAGACGTCACTGTCCTGCCGGGCACGCAGCTGCACGGTTCCACCAGGATTGCCCGGGACGCCGTCGTCGGACCGGATACCACGCTGACCAACGTCACCGTGGGCGAGGGCGCTTCGGTGGTGCGGACCCACGGCAGTGATGCCGTCCTGGGTGCCGGAACCAGCGTGGGACCGTTCGCGTACCTGCGCCCCGGAACAGTGCTGGGTGCCAAGGGCAAGATCGGCACCTTCGTGGAAACCAAGAACGCCGACATCGGCGCCGGATCCAAGGTTCCCCACCTTTCCTACGTGGGGGATGCCACCATCGGCGAGCAGTCGAACATCGGTGCGGCCTCGGTTTTCGTGAACTATGACGGCGTCAACAAGCACCACACGACCATCGGTTCGCACGTGCGCATGGGCAGCGACAACATGTACGTGGCACCCGTCACGGTGGGCGACGGAGCGTACAGTGGAGCCGGAACGGTGATCCGCAAGGATGTCCCCGCCGGTGCCCTGGCGATCAATGTGGCGCCTCAGCGCAACCTCGACGGCTGGGTGCTGGATAAGCGCCCCGGCACGGCCGCCGCTGCAGCCGCCGCGGCTTCCGCCACCAACACTTCTTCCTCCGAAACTGAATCCCCCACGCGAGAAAGCGATCATTAA
- a CDS encoding ribose-phosphate diphosphokinase produces MSSEITAQGEKKLVLATGRAHPELAEEIARCLDTDLLPLASYDFANGEIYVRPGESVRGTDAFVIQAHPAPMNNWLMEQLITVDALKRASAKRITVVSPFYPYARQDKKGRGREPISARLIADLYKTAGADRIMSVDLHTSQIQGFFDGPVDHLMAIPLLADYIRTRVDVSNVTVVSPDTGRVRVAEQWAERLGGAPLAFVHKSRDLTVPNQAVSKQVVGQVQGRTCVLIDDMIDTGGTIAGAVRVLKEAGAKDVIIAATHAVFSDPAARTLAESGAREVVVTNTLPIPAAKRFDQLTVLSIAPLIARAIKEVFEDGSVTSLFDGKA; encoded by the coding sequence ATGAGCAGCGAGATCACCGCACAAGGTGAAAAGAAGCTTGTCCTTGCCACTGGCCGGGCACACCCGGAGCTGGCGGAGGAGATTGCACGCTGTCTTGACACCGACCTGCTGCCGCTGGCGTCTTATGACTTCGCGAACGGCGAGATCTACGTCCGTCCCGGTGAGAGTGTCCGCGGCACCGATGCCTTCGTGATCCAGGCGCATCCGGCACCAATGAACAACTGGCTGATGGAACAGCTGATTACCGTGGATGCGTTGAAGCGGGCCTCTGCCAAGCGCATCACCGTGGTGTCCCCGTTCTACCCGTACGCCCGGCAGGACAAGAAGGGCCGCGGCCGCGAACCCATCTCGGCACGCCTGATCGCAGACCTGTACAAGACTGCCGGCGCAGACCGCATCATGAGCGTGGACCTGCACACCTCCCAGATCCAGGGCTTCTTCGACGGCCCCGTGGACCACCTGATGGCCATCCCGCTGCTGGCCGACTACATCCGCACCCGCGTGGATGTCTCCAACGTCACGGTGGTGTCTCCGGACACCGGCCGCGTCCGCGTTGCCGAGCAGTGGGCCGAGCGCCTGGGCGGTGCGCCGCTTGCCTTCGTGCACAAGAGCCGCGACCTCACCGTCCCGAACCAGGCCGTTTCCAAGCAGGTTGTGGGACAGGTTCAAGGCCGCACCTGCGTGCTCATCGATGACATGATCGACACCGGCGGCACCATTGCCGGTGCCGTCCGAGTGCTCAAGGAAGCCGGCGCCAAGGACGTCATCATCGCTGCCACGCATGCGGTGTTCTCCGACCCGGCGGCGCGGACCCTGGCCGAGTCCGGCGCCCGCGAGGTGGTTGTCACCAACACCCTGCCTATTCCGGCTGCCAAGCGTTTTGACCAGCTGACCGTGCTTTCGATTGCCCCGCTGATCGCCCGGGCCATCAAGGAGGTCTTCGAAGACGGATCCGTCACGAGCCTCTTCGACGGCAAGGCCTAG
- a CDS encoding 50S ribosomal protein L25/general stress protein Ctc → MSEQKLAGTARTEFGKGAARKARAAGQIPAVIYGHGADVMHILLPAKATTLAVRTSNALLEIDVDGESHLALARDIQRDPIKQIIEHIDLLTVRKGEKVEVEVNVHVEGELAAGDSVYNQEANTVLVTADATDLPETIVVSIEGRKAGEHIYASDLVLPAGVELLLDPETMIINISEPTVQDLGAPSDEQVAVAAAEVGAEA, encoded by the coding sequence ATGTCTGAGCAGAAGCTCGCAGGAACCGCCCGCACCGAGTTCGGCAAGGGTGCAGCCCGCAAGGCCCGCGCCGCCGGCCAGATCCCGGCAGTCATCTACGGCCACGGCGCCGATGTTATGCACATCCTGCTGCCGGCCAAGGCCACCACGCTGGCCGTCCGCACCTCCAACGCCCTGCTGGAAATCGACGTCGACGGCGAGTCCCACCTGGCCCTGGCCCGCGACATCCAGCGCGACCCGATCAAGCAGATCATCGAGCACATCGACCTCCTGACCGTCCGCAAGGGCGAAAAGGTCGAGGTTGAGGTCAACGTCCACGTCGAAGGCGAACTGGCTGCAGGCGACTCCGTCTACAACCAGGAAGCCAACACCGTCCTGGTTACCGCAGACGCCACCGACCTGCCGGAAACCATCGTGGTCAGCATCGAAGGCCGCAAGGCCGGCGAGCACATCTACGCCTCCGACCTCGTCCTGCCTGCCGGCGTCGAGCTGCTGCTTGATCCGGAGACCATGATCATCAACATCTCCGAGCCCACCGTCCAGGACCTCGGCGCTCCGTCCGACGAGCAGGTTGCTGTTGCAGCTGCTGAAGTCGGCGCCGAAGCGTAA
- the pth gene encoding aminoacyl-tRNA hydrolase, which produces MSSNTWLVAGLGNPGPGYSRNRHNVGQMVLDELASRMGGKFKTHKSHASIVEGRLGIGGPRVVLAKPLTYMNLSGGPVSSLARFFDIDPAQVVAVHDEIDIPFNTIKLKLGGGEGGHNGLRDISKALGTKDYLRVRVGVGRPPGRMDTADYVLKDFSGTEAKELPFLVGDAADAVELLLSEGLTAAQQKFHATGA; this is translated from the coding sequence GTGAGCAGCAATACCTGGCTTGTAGCCGGGCTCGGCAACCCCGGGCCCGGCTACAGCCGTAACCGGCACAATGTGGGCCAGATGGTCCTGGATGAACTTGCCTCCCGCATGGGTGGAAAGTTCAAGACGCATAAGTCCCACGCGTCCATTGTCGAAGGACGCCTCGGCATCGGCGGTCCGCGCGTGGTCCTGGCCAAGCCCCTGACATACATGAATCTGTCCGGCGGTCCCGTTTCCTCCCTGGCGCGGTTCTTCGACATCGACCCCGCGCAGGTGGTGGCCGTCCACGACGAGATCGACATCCCCTTCAACACCATCAAGCTCAAGCTCGGCGGGGGAGAAGGCGGACACAACGGTCTCCGGGATATCAGCAAGGCCCTGGGCACCAAGGATTATCTTCGTGTGAGGGTAGGCGTCGGCCGCCCGCCGGGGCGTATGGACACCGCGGATTACGTACTCAAGGATTTTTCCGGTACCGAGGCCAAGGAGCTTCCGTTCCTCGTCGGCGACGCCGCCGACGCCGTGGAGCTGCTCCTGTCCGAGGGCCTAACCGCCGCTCAGCAGAAGTTTCATGCCACAGGTGCCTGA
- a CDS encoding helix-turn-helix transcriptional regulator, which produces MESVSLVAGLIGRKELVEDLCSALAAGGAGAVILGQPGAGKTAVLNAVADRLRADFHIIPVRGTAIAAETPYGALAYLVSSLPEGADQDPLQLLQELGRSFESEAQEKPVLVTVDNADRLDRFSIMVLSQLLRRGKIAVLAAASQSMDANHELVGLWSEGLLERVDLELLTERQTRLLMQELLGGPVSSLAAATMWQETAGSPRLIRLMTGAQVRSGTLVRRETIWVRTAPFVRTGEVSEVFDTVLDLLGAHERRLVEVLALCVSLSLSRVLELVPAAAVETLEEQQVISVGGDPPSVRLGGGTPGSVIAASMAPGRRRELWEDVAVRIDPTDMDGEELAAFLGWALSCGEEVRPADALRAARAANDRADAAAALRFVRSVPSKAASQDMLLEEVRALHSVGHLDKALRVFRDAEPRLASEQRSSFVPLMLLYSYLLARVPGSGDPQRALAAIEESCPAEGDSPELEAALVIARSALAADGGRLASVPDRLTSLAGDRKLGQATRMQAAALSAHVLALAGRTGEALHILDQLGQPENYALNAGNAAEVCTRIFDTYVLSGELDRAAEFVRAFDEAGVRPSYQGSAGELAVAVLAAWQGQEKGSRDALTGAIGQLRVHDPQDMLPLARTLTAYIHREQRPEAAEMLRQARAGRQYYGYFRGFLLRYFAILSEDADDGIRCGRLRGEAASAHAAGYAAPALLFLSAAVRAGDKDAAADVIRVSKDVSGRFSGLMADFAAGLLNDDPARLVAAAKGFIDCGQYLLSRDAARAAEHRMANCTAGERKILARAAREVANASMRRMQHSGGRAETLAKLSEFEADLALRAVTLATTTQIAGDLNLSPRTIEWHLGKIFAKLHVSGRIELSEILA; this is translated from the coding sequence ATGGAAAGTGTTTCACTTGTCGCCGGGCTAATCGGACGCAAAGAGCTAGTTGAAGATCTGTGTTCGGCCCTTGCTGCCGGCGGAGCCGGAGCAGTCATCCTCGGTCAGCCCGGTGCCGGGAAAACTGCGGTGCTCAACGCCGTCGCTGACCGTCTGCGGGCTGACTTCCACATAATTCCGGTCCGCGGTACGGCCATCGCCGCCGAGACTCCGTACGGAGCCCTGGCCTACCTCGTAAGCAGCCTGCCCGAAGGCGCGGACCAGGATCCGCTTCAGCTGCTGCAGGAACTCGGCCGCTCCTTTGAGTCTGAAGCGCAGGAAAAGCCCGTGCTGGTCACGGTGGACAACGCGGACCGGTTGGATCGTTTTTCCATCATGGTGCTGTCCCAGTTGCTTCGGCGGGGAAAGATTGCCGTGCTGGCGGCTGCTTCCCAGTCGATGGACGCAAACCATGAGCTGGTGGGCCTGTGGAGCGAAGGCCTGCTGGAACGGGTCGACCTTGAACTGCTCACAGAGCGGCAAACCCGCCTGTTGATGCAGGAGTTGCTCGGAGGCCCCGTATCGTCTCTTGCCGCAGCCACAATGTGGCAGGAAACAGCGGGCAGCCCCCGGCTCATCCGGCTCATGACAGGTGCACAGGTGCGGTCCGGAACCTTGGTGCGTCGGGAAACCATATGGGTCCGCACAGCCCCCTTTGTCCGCACCGGCGAGGTGAGTGAGGTTTTCGACACCGTGCTGGACCTGCTGGGCGCACACGAACGCCGGCTGGTGGAGGTCCTGGCCCTGTGTGTCAGCCTGTCTTTATCCAGAGTCCTGGAACTGGTACCGGCAGCTGCCGTAGAGACACTCGAAGAGCAGCAGGTTATCTCTGTTGGCGGCGACCCGCCTTCAGTGAGGCTCGGCGGTGGAACTCCGGGCTCAGTGATAGCGGCGAGTATGGCGCCCGGCCGGAGGCGGGAACTGTGGGAGGACGTGGCAGTCCGGATTGACCCCACGGACATGGACGGCGAGGAACTGGCCGCTTTCCTGGGCTGGGCCCTGTCCTGCGGTGAGGAGGTGCGGCCGGCGGACGCCCTCCGCGCCGCGCGTGCGGCCAACGACCGTGCGGATGCAGCGGCCGCGCTCCGGTTCGTCCGGTCAGTGCCCTCGAAGGCCGCCAGCCAGGACATGCTTCTTGAAGAGGTCCGCGCCCTGCACAGTGTGGGGCATCTCGACAAAGCACTGCGTGTTTTCCGCGACGCGGAGCCCCGCTTGGCATCGGAGCAGCGCTCCAGCTTTGTGCCGTTGATGCTGCTTTACAGCTATCTCCTTGCCCGTGTTCCCGGATCAGGAGATCCCCAGCGGGCCCTTGCCGCAATTGAGGAGTCATGCCCGGCAGAGGGGGATTCACCGGAATTGGAGGCGGCGCTGGTCATTGCCCGCAGCGCACTGGCTGCGGACGGAGGCCGGCTTGCGTCGGTCCCGGACCGTCTCACGAGTCTGGCGGGGGACCGGAAACTGGGGCAGGCCACTCGGATGCAGGCCGCGGCGTTGTCCGCCCATGTCCTCGCCCTGGCCGGGCGGACCGGAGAAGCACTGCACATCCTGGACCAGCTGGGGCAGCCGGAGAACTACGCGCTCAATGCCGGAAACGCCGCGGAAGTCTGCACCCGGATATTCGATACCTATGTCCTTTCGGGTGAGCTGGACCGGGCTGCCGAATTCGTTCGGGCCTTCGACGAGGCCGGAGTCCGGCCCTCCTACCAGGGCAGCGCAGGCGAACTGGCCGTGGCCGTCCTGGCGGCCTGGCAAGGGCAGGAGAAAGGGAGCCGGGATGCGCTGACCGGCGCTATCGGGCAGCTCCGCGTCCACGACCCGCAGGACATGCTTCCCCTTGCCCGAACCCTCACTGCCTATATCCATCGCGAGCAGCGCCCGGAAGCCGCCGAGATGCTTCGGCAGGCTCGCGCCGGCAGGCAATACTACGGCTACTTCCGGGGGTTCCTCCTCCGCTATTTCGCGATCCTGTCCGAAGATGCCGACGACGGAATCCGCTGCGGGCGTCTGCGCGGAGAAGCTGCGTCCGCCCATGCGGCAGGGTACGCGGCACCGGCACTGCTGTTCCTGTCGGCAGCTGTTCGGGCCGGTGACAAGGACGCCGCCGCTGATGTCATTAGGGTGTCCAAGGACGTGAGCGGAAGGTTCAGCGGGCTGATGGCTGACTTCGCTGCCGGGTTGCTCAACGATGATCCTGCCCGTTTGGTCGCCGCGGCAAAGGGGTTCATTGACTGCGGTCAGTACCTGCTGTCCCGGGATGCCGCCCGGGCGGCTGAGCACCGCATGGCCAACTGCACCGCAGGTGAGCGGAAAATTCTGGCACGAGCGGCCCGTGAAGTGGCAAATGCAAGCATGCGCCGTATGCAGCATTCCGGTGGCCGTGCAGAAACACTGGCAAAACTGAGTGAATTCGAGGCAGATCTTGCGCTTCGGGCGGTTACGCTGGCCACAACCACGCAGATAGCCGGGGATCTGAACCTGTCTCCCCGGACCATCGAGTGGCACCTGGGAAAGATTTTCGCGAAGCTCCACGTCTCCGGCCGCATTGAGCTGTCCGAGATCCTGGCCTAG